One Eubacterium sp. 1001713B170207_170306_E7 genomic region harbors:
- a CDS encoding extracellular solute-binding protein produces the protein MSKKKIGALLGAGLAVLLLAGVTGCSQQGKTDKIAVTMSYSEKAEHLEALIEETYPDIDFQWERVLSTSPSSDLRRQLSAGKAPDLVVSTQPADQESSQYLLPLDGYPFSTRYESTLIKSQSVDDTVYFLPFPGQYYGYVINQTLFEEAGIPLPQSNAELINALSQFKEKQIGLDDTGHVFGFRQKDDVTLGTFQVASMVPDFLGTAGGVQWMSDFTDNQAVMTGTWEPAFDLLTELTAKDLLSVDTYKKQGNSPNNALYMSDGRLVAAYGHSGFLEECRELNQQAVKDGTSREYTYSMLPFLSSGGNPSWTTALPAAYIGINAELGDETQKDKLDACCRILDLLSTQEGQEALIADTRTDDSYLKDYQNSQSVPSGLEETVQNGYVYNINFPGKITEYLGQQCAKFLSGAQTPQQCLAAVDEYYKNGSDTVDSDLEVVGSVAEDLIYQGYNTRLEETALGNLVADSVAEYADAPIAVVNGGGIRGSLYEGDVREADLKAVCPFDNQIVVVEMSGKVMQEMLENSLTTIRSSADVPGGRYLQVSGIKYTYDASKPEGQRLTEVTLADGKAVKADSTYTVAINNYMAGKNGYLEGNGDGNTMLNLYSDAQPKAEGVKMVKENLGTYRDALRHYFDNHQDKPVESAVEGRITNLSKESKQ, from the coding sequence ATGAGTAAGAAAAAGATAGGCGCGCTGCTCGGCGCTGGCCTCGCCGTTTTACTGCTGGCGGGAGTGACGGGCTGCAGCCAGCAGGGAAAAACAGATAAGATTGCGGTGACAATGTCCTATTCAGAAAAGGCAGAGCATCTTGAGGCTCTGATCGAGGAAACTTATCCGGATATTGATTTTCAGTGGGAACGCGTGCTGTCCACCTCGCCCAGCAGCGACCTGCGCCGGCAGCTGTCCGCCGGCAAGGCCCCGGACCTGGTAGTCTCCACTCAGCCGGCAGACCAGGAGAGCAGCCAGTACCTGCTGCCGCTGGACGGCTATCCCTTCAGCACACGATACGAGAGCACCCTGATCAAAAGCCAGTCCGTGGACGATACCGTCTACTTTCTGCCTTTTCCGGGCCAGTACTACGGTTACGTCATCAACCAGACACTCTTTGAAGAGGCCGGGATCCCTCTGCCCCAGAGTAATGCTGAGCTCATAAACGCGCTGAGCCAGTTTAAGGAAAAGCAGATCGGCCTTGACGATACAGGCCACGTTTTCGGGTTCCGCCAAAAGGACGATGTGACCCTTGGCACTTTCCAGGTCGCGAGCATGGTGCCGGATTTTCTGGGAACCGCCGGAGGCGTCCAGTGGATGTCCGATTTCACCGACAACCAGGCTGTGATGACCGGTACCTGGGAGCCAGCCTTTGATCTGCTTACCGAGCTCACCGCAAAGGATCTGCTCAGCGTTGACACCTATAAAAAACAGGGTAACTCGCCCAATAACGCTCTTTATATGAGCGATGGCCGGTTAGTGGCCGCCTATGGGCATTCCGGTTTTCTGGAAGAATGCCGGGAGCTCAACCAGCAGGCAGTCAAGGACGGCACCAGCCGTGAGTACACCTACTCCATGCTGCCTTTCCTGAGCAGCGGCGGCAACCCCAGCTGGACCACAGCTCTGCCCGCAGCTTACATCGGCATCAACGCCGAGCTCGGCGACGAGACCCAGAAGGATAAGCTGGACGCCTGCTGCCGTATTCTGGACCTGCTCTCCACCCAGGAGGGCCAGGAGGCTCTGATTGCCGACACCCGTACCGATGATTCCTACCTTAAGGATTATCAGAACAGCCAGAGCGTGCCATCCGGGCTTGAGGAAACCGTCCAGAACGGTTATGTTTACAATATCAATTTCCCGGGAAAGATCACCGAGTACCTGGGCCAGCAGTGTGCCAAATTTTTAAGCGGTGCCCAGACGCCCCAGCAGTGCCTGGCCGCCGTGGACGAGTACTATAAGAACGGTTCAGACACTGTCGACAGTGATCTGGAGGTGGTTGGCAGCGTGGCCGAGGACCTGATCTATCAGGGCTATAACACCCGGCTTGAGGAGACCGCACTTGGCAACCTGGTAGCAGACAGCGTCGCCGAATACGCCGATGCGCCCATCGCTGTGGTTAACGGCGGCGGTATTCGGGGCAGCCTGTACGAGGGCGATGTCCGGGAGGCCGACCTTAAGGCGGTCTGTCCCTTTGACAATCAGATCGTTGTCGTCGAAATGAGCGGTAAGGTCATGCAGGAAATGCTGGAAAACAGCCTGACCACCATCCGCAGCAGCGCCGATGTGCCCGGCGGGCGTTACCTTCAGGTTTCGGGCATCAAATACACCTACGACGCTTCTAAGCCCGAGGGCCAGCGGCTGACCGAGGTCACACTGGCAGATGGCAAGGCGGTCAAGGCTGACAGCACCTACACTGTGGCCATCAATAATTACATGGCCGGCAAAAATGGCTACCTGGAAGGCAACGGCGACGGCAATACCATGCTCAATCTTTATAGCGACGCGCAGCCAAAGGCCGAGGGTGTGAAGATGGTGAAGGAAAACCTCGGCACCTACCGGGATGCCTTGCGCCATTACTTTGACAACCACCAGGACAAGCCTGTGGAAAGCGCCGTCGAAGGACGTATCACGAATCTTTCGAAGGAATCAAAACAGTGA
- a CDS encoding response regulator, protein MKTHIKATAAGPGKRHLGIVGPAIAIVLVCGIMLVGMVWANQKKTDETVTQISQVYLGELTNQMISHFSTSLNSQFAQVVTMMESIGSRNMESVADLQAYLSRQKESNGFTYVALLDDQGMCYTDQAVYSAISKINALDTLLRGEGRIISSNETILGDDMILLGTPIDDVSFQGRTIVAALVGMDTETLSEKIMVHQEGANAYSSVISRQGAFIMRSASATAQSAGVNLFSTLEVGAEFDPGYSLETMKRQITGGEDGMSALTLNGEHTYLYYAPIPGTDWTMCVSMAYGGLDAQIAGLGGYMTRVAMLVVAAIAVILVSFSLFYIRIIRKNTVLLEKENKRAEQALEQAERASMAKSEFLSRMSHEIRTPMNGIIGMTLIGMQNTDNPAKITDCLKKVSLSSKHLLALINDVLDMSKIESGKVEINNEPFDFRVFVESLSTVYYAQASDKKIDFETVLNGEVPEMLIGDSLRLNQIVTNLLSNAIKFTPENGRITLSITRETESEDAVWLSIAVTDTGCGVAPENQDKIFSAFEQESAGVAQKYGGTGLGLSISKRFSELMGGSLTLDSELGRGSTFTARIPFEAVVSEETSDIDYSRLKTLVVDDDQTTCEQVTLMLSKMGAAADWADNGYEAIAKVEQAHSLDDDYDVCFVDWKMPFIDGIETTRRIRQAVGKDDIAVVLITAYDASEIQETAQEAGAVSIISKPLFASSLVDAIESVRNASPGKVDKPKKVVDYNFKDKRILIVEDNEINLEIACELVGMSGAVVSSATNGAEAVDAFKASVPGYYDLILMDVQMPVMDGYEATRQIRAMNRPDAAVPIFAMTANAFAEDTEKSKASGMDDHISKPIDTTVLYAKIAKLFE, encoded by the coding sequence GTGAAAACACATATAAAAGCAACAGCAGCCGGGCCAGGAAAACGGCATCTTGGCATTGTGGGCCCGGCCATCGCCATTGTGCTGGTGTGTGGAATCATGCTGGTCGGCATGGTGTGGGCCAATCAGAAAAAGACAGATGAGACCGTGACACAGATCAGCCAGGTGTACCTCGGCGAGCTCACCAACCAGATGATCAGCCATTTCAGCACCAGCCTCAACAGCCAGTTTGCCCAGGTGGTCACCATGATGGAGAGCATCGGTAGCCGGAATATGGAAAGCGTCGCCGACCTGCAGGCCTACCTGAGCCGCCAGAAGGAAAGCAACGGCTTTACCTACGTAGCCCTGCTCGATGACCAGGGCATGTGCTACACTGACCAGGCTGTCTATTCGGCCATCTCCAAGATCAACGCCCTCGACACTCTGCTCCGCGGCGAAGGTCGGATCATATCCTCCAACGAGACCATTCTGGGCGATGACATGATCCTGCTGGGCACCCCCATCGACGACGTCAGCTTTCAGGGGCGCACCATTGTGGCCGCACTGGTAGGAATGGATACCGAAACCCTGAGCGAGAAGATCATGGTGCACCAGGAAGGGGCCAACGCTTACTCCAGTGTTATCTCCCGTCAGGGTGCCTTTATCATGCGCTCCGCGTCCGCGACGGCCCAGTCGGCCGGCGTCAACCTCTTCAGCACGCTGGAGGTGGGCGCTGAGTTTGATCCTGGTTACTCTCTGGAGACCATGAAGCGCCAGATCACAGGAGGCGAGGACGGCATGTCCGCCCTGACGCTCAACGGCGAGCATACTTATCTCTATTATGCGCCCATTCCGGGCACTGACTGGACCATGTGTGTCTCCATGGCCTACGGTGGGCTGGACGCGCAGATCGCAGGGCTTGGCGGCTATATGACACGCGTCGCTATGCTGGTGGTCGCCGCCATCGCTGTGATCCTGGTGAGCTTCTCTCTGTTCTATATCCGCATCATCCGCAAAAATACCGTGCTGCTCGAAAAGGAAAACAAGCGGGCCGAGCAGGCGCTGGAGCAGGCCGAGCGGGCCAGTATGGCCAAGAGCGAATTTCTGTCCCGGATGTCCCATGAGATCCGTACGCCCATGAACGGCATCATTGGCATGACCCTCATCGGTATGCAGAACACCGACAATCCCGCCAAGATTACTGACTGTCTGAAAAAAGTCAGTCTGTCCTCCAAGCATCTGCTGGCCCTGATCAACGACGTACTCGACATGTCAAAGATTGAGAGCGGTAAGGTCGAAATCAACAACGAGCCCTTTGATTTCAGAGTGTTCGTCGAGTCCCTGTCCACCGTGTACTATGCGCAGGCCAGCGACAAGAAGATCGACTTCGAGACCGTACTCAACGGCGAGGTGCCTGAGATGCTTATTGGCGATTCCCTCAGGCTCAACCAGATTGTCACCAACCTGCTCTCCAACGCCATCAAGTTTACGCCCGAAAACGGCAGGATCACTCTGAGTATTACCCGGGAAACGGAAAGCGAAGACGCTGTATGGCTGAGCATTGCCGTCACCGATACTGGCTGCGGCGTCGCGCCGGAAAACCAGGACAAAATCTTCAGCGCCTTTGAACAGGAAAGCGCCGGTGTCGCCCAGAAATACGGCGGTACCGGACTCGGACTGTCTATCTCCAAGCGCTTCTCCGAGCTCATGGGCGGCAGCCTTACGCTGGACAGCGAGCTGGGCCGCGGCAGTACCTTTACGGCCCGGATACCCTTTGAGGCTGTGGTGTCAGAGGAAACATCAGACATTGACTACAGCCGCCTGAAAACCCTCGTGGTCGATGACGACCAGACCACCTGCGAACAGGTCACCCTGATGCTGTCCAAAATGGGCGCGGCAGCCGACTGGGCCGATAACGGCTATGAGGCCATAGCCAAGGTCGAGCAGGCCCACAGCCTGGACGACGACTACGACGTCTGCTTTGTCGACTGGAAAATGCCCTTTATCGACGGGATTGAGACTACCAGACGAATCCGGCAGGCGGTGGGCAAGGACGACATCGCTGTGGTGCTCATCACCGCCTACGACGCGTCCGAAATACAGGAAACTGCTCAGGAGGCCGGCGCAGTCAGCATCATTAGTAAGCCTCTGTTTGCCTCCTCGCTGGTCGACGCCATCGAGAGCGTGCGGAATGCCAGCCCCGGAAAGGTGGATAAGCCCAAGAAAGTTGTAGACTACAATTTCAAGGACAAACGCATCCTCATCGTCGAGGACAATGAGATCAACCTGGAAATCGCCTGTGAGCTGGTCGGCATGTCCGGTGCAGTCGTGAGCTCTGCCACAAACGGCGCAGAGGCCGTGGACGCCTTTAAAGCCTCTGTGCCCGGCTACTATGACCTGATCCTCATGGATGTTCAGATGCCTGTCATGGATGGCTACGAGGCCACCCGTCAGATACGCGCCATGAACCGTCCCGATGCCGCCGTACCCATCTTTGCCATGACCGCCAACGCCTTTGCCGAGGATACGGAAAAAAGCAAGGCGAGCGGTATGGACGACCATATCAGCAAGCCCATCGACACCACCGTCCTGTACGCCAAAATCGCGAAGCTGTTTGAATAA
- a CDS encoding HAD family phosphatase — MTEAIIFDMDGLMFDTETISIPSWVKAGEILGYPITEAMIYELFGMNPVAVNAYWKERFGEAFDCGAAMKLHLDYMEDYVRENGVPLKPGLIALLDYLKAQGYRYTIASSTQRPMIKMYLERAGISHYFKDDIVGGDEITNGKPAPDIYLKAADKLGVSPERCMVFEDSLAGIESAWRAGMKPVMVPDKVPADQTTEARLYAMLETLDEAIGLLKKES; from the coding sequence ATGACAGAAGCAATCATTTTTGATATGGACGGCCTTATGTTTGACACTGAGACCATTTCCATTCCCAGCTGGGTAAAGGCAGGGGAAATCCTGGGCTATCCCATTACCGAAGCCATGATTTATGAGCTGTTCGGCATGAACCCTGTAGCTGTGAATGCCTACTGGAAGGAGCGTTTCGGGGAAGCTTTTGACTGCGGTGCGGCCATGAAGCTCCATCTCGATTACATGGAGGACTACGTGCGGGAAAACGGTGTGCCGCTGAAGCCGGGGCTGATTGCTTTGCTGGATTATCTAAAGGCGCAGGGCTACCGCTATACCATCGCCTCCTCTACCCAGCGTCCCATGATTAAAATGTATCTGGAGCGTGCAGGGATCAGCCACTACTTTAAAGACGATATTGTGGGCGGCGATGAGATCACAAACGGTAAGCCCGCACCGGATATTTACTTAAAGGCCGCGGATAAGCTGGGCGTGTCTCCAGAACGCTGTATGGTTTTTGAGGATTCCCTGGCAGGGATTGAGTCGGCCTGGAGGGCCGGTATGAAGCCTGTCATGGTGCCGGATAAGGTGCCGGCAGACCAGACGACAGAGGCGCGGTTGTACGCCATGCTGGAGACGCTGGACGAGGCTATCGGACTGCTGAAAAAAGAAAGCTGA
- a CDS encoding ABC transporter permease subunit — translation MIHEAKEHRFFSGTLMKQNIKSNRILALVVLIIMVMMSTVINYAMSIMGSQTNNVDVADAQKDFYSYLYVMASYNEAAGTKLSYNDFSKNTDKAAYEAAFQRMNQKSGSSLSVDGLEQAAEQLEKSDVSLDTYIRQFEYTYALGQAKGCFDGEELNPGDMMTTMLEVTGVSPELVENMGNMDMTTMLNQMYFTVMGLLPIFIFIVIAANALLVDQVDRGTMAYVLSTPTRRSAVAITQAVFMIIAPFIILAVVCATRIASSFVIYDTVNVPEIITLYLGMYLLVEAIAGICYLGSCYFNQSKKSMAFGGGLTVWFFLASLLGMFGSQSMVDMGIGVEALGIFNKLTLIGLYDINAIATVGTESLDTAFIWKLGVLAGIALICYIAGAVRFQKKDLPL, via the coding sequence ATGATTCACGAAGCAAAAGAACACCGCTTCTTTTCAGGAACACTGATGAAGCAGAACATTAAATCAAACCGGATTTTAGCTTTGGTCGTTCTTATTATTATGGTCATGATGAGCACTGTCATCAACTATGCCATGAGCATTATGGGCTCACAGACAAACAACGTGGACGTCGCCGACGCGCAGAAGGACTTTTATTCTTACCTGTACGTGATGGCGTCTTACAATGAAGCGGCCGGCACAAAGCTTTCCTACAACGATTTTTCAAAAAACACCGACAAAGCTGCCTACGAAGCTGCCTTTCAACGGATGAACCAGAAATCCGGCAGCAGCCTGAGCGTCGACGGGCTGGAACAAGCAGCTGAACAGCTTGAAAAATCAGACGTTTCACTGGATACCTATATCCGGCAGTTTGAGTACACCTATGCTCTGGGACAGGCAAAGGGCTGCTTTGACGGCGAAGAGTTGAATCCGGGAGATATGATGACCACCATGCTGGAGGTGACAGGCGTTTCGCCAGAGCTCGTGGAGAATATGGGCAACATGGACATGACCACCATGCTTAACCAGATGTATTTTACTGTCATGGGGCTCCTCCCCATTTTCATCTTTATCGTGATCGCGGCCAACGCACTTCTGGTCGACCAGGTGGACCGCGGCACTATGGCTTACGTGCTCTCCACACCGACAAGACGCTCAGCGGTCGCCATCACCCAGGCTGTTTTTATGATCATCGCCCCCTTCATCATTCTGGCGGTTGTCTGCGCGACCCGGATCGCTTCCTCCTTTGTGATCTACGATACCGTCAATGTACCTGAAATCATTACCCTGTATCTGGGCATGTATCTTCTGGTCGAAGCCATTGCCGGAATCTGCTATCTGGGAAGCTGCTATTTTAACCAAAGCAAAAAATCCATGGCCTTTGGCGGCGGGCTTACCGTATGGTTTTTCCTGGCTTCGCTCTTAGGGATGTTCGGCTCCCAGAGCATGGTCGATATGGGTATTGGCGTTGAGGCCCTCGGCATTTTCAACAAGCTGACCCTGATCGGCCTTTACGATATCAACGCCATTGCGACGGTTGGCACCGAGTCGCTGGACACTGCTTTTATCTGGAAACTGGGCGTTCTCGCAGGCATTGCTCTTATCTGCTACATTGCCGGAGCTGTACGCTTCCAGAAAAAGGATCTGCCCTTATAA
- a CDS encoding ABC transporter ATP-binding protein: protein MGSSVIQIHQLTKDYGKKHGVFNLDLEIKRGEIFGYVGTNGSGKTTTIRSLLGFIRPDQGSSSVLGYDSWRQSTNIMAHIAYIPGEIAFPSLATGADFLKLQAEYLGVRDFSYMNHVIELLQLDPSASLKRMSKGMKQKTAIAAALMANKEILILDEPTTGLDPLMREAFLELIREEKEKGRTIFMSSHIFEEIEDVCDRVAMIKDGEIIDTVDLRELRHPKTKTFSLQFAGQKDFNQFTTFWKTALKPQTDADAYQCTLEIPVSDIGALFHSLKDCTVTRLQEKHLTLEQYFMQIYQKGDH from the coding sequence ATGGGCAGTTCCGTCATTCAGATCCATCAGCTGACCAAGGATTACGGCAAAAAACACGGCGTGTTTAACCTCGATCTGGAGATCAAACGCGGTGAGATCTTCGGCTATGTGGGGACAAACGGCTCCGGCAAAACGACAACGATCCGCAGCCTGCTTGGGTTTATCCGGCCCGATCAAGGCTCCAGCTCTGTCCTCGGGTATGATTCCTGGCGACAGTCTACTAATATCATGGCCCACATCGCTTATATTCCTGGAGAAATCGCTTTTCCCAGCCTGGCAACCGGCGCGGACTTCTTAAAATTGCAGGCCGAATATTTAGGTGTTCGAGATTTTTCATATATGAATCACGTCATCGAGCTTTTACAGCTGGATCCTTCAGCAAGTCTCAAAAGAATGTCAAAGGGAATGAAGCAAAAGACTGCCATCGCCGCGGCGCTGATGGCAAACAAGGAGATTCTGATTCTTGATGAACCGACTACAGGGCTGGACCCGCTGATGCGAGAGGCCTTTCTGGAGCTGATCCGGGAAGAAAAGGAAAAGGGACGGACGATTTTTATGTCCAGCCATATTTTTGAAGAGATCGAAGACGTCTGCGACCGCGTCGCGATGATCAAGGACGGCGAGATCATTGACACGGTTGATCTCCGGGAGCTCCGTCACCCGAAAACAAAAACCTTCAGCCTTCAGTTTGCCGGTCAGAAGGATTTCAACCAGTTTACCACATTTTGGAAAACAGCCCTCAAGCCACAGACGGACGCAGACGCGTACCAGTGCACGCTTGAAATACCCGTGTCGGACATTGGCGCCCTTTTCCACAGCCTGAAGGACTGCACGGTGACCCGCCTTCAGGAAAAACATCTCACCTTAGAACAATACTTTATGCAGATCTACCAGAAAGGAGACCATTAA
- a CDS encoding ABC transporter ATP-binding protein produces the protein MPIIEIDRLTKDYGHGRGVFDISINVGKGECFGFLGPNGAGKTTTIRHLMGFSKPQMGKTRIMGKDSWTDAAELQKTIGYLPGEIALPTGITGAEFLTMMKKMRGLRDDRYCEMLLDKFKLDPNLETKAMSLGVKRKLAVVTAFMHDPDILILDEPTSGLDPIMQQIFIDHVLSEKKRGKTIFLSSHIFHEVDATCDQIAIIKDGKIVSQFVSDQLKQQSDKIYRVTLCDSPSYQRFVNLPYRFASKNPKKKRARVHVKDAEINSFISDISELAIADFQEFPFTLEDYFMQFYKEEKVFKGVQ, from the coding sequence ATGCCAATTATCGAAATCGACAGGCTGACAAAGGATTACGGGCATGGCAGAGGCGTTTTTGATATCTCTATTAATGTTGGAAAGGGCGAATGCTTTGGCTTTCTGGGACCAAACGGCGCGGGAAAAACAACGACGATCCGCCATTTAATGGGTTTTTCCAAACCACAGATGGGAAAAACGCGCATCATGGGAAAGGACAGCTGGACAGACGCGGCAGAACTGCAGAAAACGATCGGCTATCTTCCCGGTGAAATCGCGCTTCCAACTGGCATCACAGGCGCTGAATTTCTGACAATGATGAAAAAAATGCGCGGTCTTCGGGATGACCGCTACTGCGAAATGCTGCTGGACAAATTTAAGCTTGATCCAAACCTTGAGACGAAAGCCATGAGTTTGGGCGTCAAGCGGAAGCTTGCTGTCGTCACAGCCTTTATGCATGATCCCGATATTTTAATTCTGGATGAACCCACTTCCGGGCTGGACCCAATCATGCAGCAGATTTTTATTGACCATGTGCTGTCGGAAAAGAAAAGAGGCAAAACCATTTTTCTGTCCTCCCACATTTTCCACGAGGTGGATGCAACCTGTGACCAGATTGCGATCATCAAGGACGGAAAAATCGTCTCCCAGTTCGTCTCAGACCAGCTGAAGCAGCAAAGCGACAAAATCTACCGGGTAACCCTGTGTGACAGCCCGTCCTACCAGCGGTTTGTGAACCTGCCCTACCGTTTCGCATCAAAGAATCCAAAGAAAAAGCGCGCGCGGGTTCACGTAAAGGATGCTGAAATCAATAGCTTTATTTCAGACATCTCGGAACTGGCGATTGCGGATTTTCAGGAATTTCCTTTTACACTGGAGGATTACTTTATGCAGTTTTATAAAGAGGAAAAAGTATTTAAGGGGGTGCAATAA
- a CDS encoding TetR/AcrR family transcriptional regulator gives MNKQPEITAQTRQKLIEAFWQIYGEKGIKHTTVGAVAKSAGYNRSTFYEYFTDIYDLLEQLEDDLLKGLKAEIAKEFQNGIPKDFQDYSRMCAHIFVPFDDKLYVLLSSKGDPSFPAKLQKTVKPLFFSFVGFKGNEEHLDYIITFGFSAMTGLLSHWYEEGKKLSTEELFRIMQALIATGVLGYTGKQLFH, from the coding sequence ATGAACAAACAACCAGAGATAACCGCGCAGACCAGACAAAAGCTCATTGAAGCTTTCTGGCAGATCTACGGTGAAAAGGGCATTAAGCATACCACTGTGGGTGCGGTTGCAAAATCCGCCGGATATAACCGGAGCACCTTTTATGAATATTTTACTGATATTTATGATTTGCTGGAGCAGCTGGAGGATGATCTTTTGAAAGGCCTGAAGGCGGAGATCGCAAAGGAGTTTCAGAATGGCATCCCAAAGGATTTTCAGGACTACTCGAGAATGTGCGCGCATATCTTTGTTCCGTTTGACGATAAGCTTTACGTTCTGCTAAGCAGCAAAGGGGATCCCTCCTTTCCGGCCAAACTGCAAAAAACGGTGAAGCCTCTGTTTTTTTCCTTTGTGGGTTTTAAAGGAAATGAGGAGCACCTCGACTACATCATTACCTTTGGCTTTTCGGCGATGACCGGGTTGCTCAGCCACTGGTATGAGGAAGGAAAAAAGCTGAGCACCGAGGAGCTGTTCCGGATCATGCAGGCCCTTATCGCGACAGGTGTTCTGGGCTATACAGGCAAGCAGCTGTTTCATTAA
- a CDS encoding histidine phosphatase family protein: MTTLYLIRHGTTDANANGIFQGVLDLPLNALGLRQAEALGKRFEDIDLDVLYCTPLQRTRQTAEGLRGCKELPILVEPGIVEVDGGLMEAKKISVIDEEFPGLMETFKTDLPNFQAPEGESTRDVYDRVTSALTHIVSENAGKTIACISHGFAIQTFLWYAKGLPFEEMQQEILRNTAVCKFVFDEDNRLEIAYINDDSHLSEDLKCEQPPEFRVDEQKN; encoded by the coding sequence TTGACAACTCTTTACCTGATCCGTCACGGCACCACCGATGCCAACGCCAACGGCATTTTCCAGGGAGTGCTGGACCTGCCCCTGAACGCGCTGGGCCTCAGACAGGCCGAGGCACTTGGAAAACGCTTTGAGGACATTGACCTCGATGTTCTATACTGCACGCCCTTGCAGCGCACCCGCCAGACCGCTGAGGGTCTGAGAGGATGTAAGGAACTCCCAATTCTGGTAGAGCCGGGTATCGTGGAGGTGGACGGCGGCCTCATGGAGGCCAAGAAGATTTCCGTCATCGACGAGGAATTTCCCGGACTCATGGAAACCTTCAAAACCGATCTTCCCAATTTTCAGGCACCCGAGGGTGAGAGCACCCGTGATGTCTACGACCGCGTGACCAGCGCCCTGACGCACATCGTGTCTGAAAACGCCGGTAAGACCATTGCCTGTATCTCCCACGGCTTTGCCATCCAGACCTTTTTATGGTATGCCAAAGGCCTGCCCTTTGAGGAAATGCAGCAGGAGATCCTGCGCAACACTGCGGTGTGCAAGTTTGTCTTTGACGAGGATAACCGCCTTGAGATCGCGTACATCAACGATGACAGCCACTTAAGCGAGGATCTGAAATGTGAGCAGCCGCCAGAGTTCAGAGTCGACGAGCAGAAAAACTGA